The following is a genomic window from Candidatus Poribacteria bacterium.
ACACTCCACAAAACTCTTAACTGACGACTCTCACTGCGAGGCAAACTGAAAGGGTTGCGTAGCAACCCGTACTGATAACTTTTCTCACATTGAAACCCACGTTGAGCCGTTTTCACAGGACTCAACCGCCTTGTAGATGAACTGCATACCCCGCAATCCGTCATAGACTGTCGGGAAATCGTATGCCTCTGTTTCCATGGGATCGCCGTCAATGTAGCGGCGGATGGCTTCGACAACACCAACATAGATTGTCGCAAACGCTTCCAGATACCCTTCGGGATGCCCTGTCGGGATCCGGGCACCTGCTGCCGCAGCTTCGGAGAGATAGCCCTGCCCGCGGGTCAGCGTCTGTCTCGGTTCACCATAACGATAGAGTTCAAGATAGTTCGGATTCTCTTGCGCCCATTTCACCGCGCCCTGTTCGGCGTAGACGCGGAGTGTGAGACCATTTTCTTCGCCGGTGGCGACCTGACTAATGCTTAAAACACCTTTACCGCCACCTTTGAAACGGAGCAAGGCGTTGACATCCTCATCCAGTACTCTGTCGGGCAGGAAAGTGCTCTTATCAGCACAGAGTTCAACGATCGGATCGCCAGTAACGTATTCAAGCAGATTCACGCAGTGTGTGCCGACATCCCCCATCGTGCCCCCGATCCCTGATTGCGCCGGATCGACACGCCACGCGGCTTGTTTCTGACCGAGTTTTTCGTGCGGGACCATCAGGAAGTCCTGTAGGTATTCGACAATGACCTTGCGAATTGGTCCCATCGCGTCTTCAGCGAACAACGCTCGCGCATGCCGCACGAGCGGAT
Proteins encoded in this region:
- a CDS encoding Gfo/Idh/MocA family oxidoreductase; its protein translation is MGMVGGGQGAFIGGVHRIAATLDQQIEVVAGCFSRDPENTKTTGAELYLDPGRCYSSYAEMAEAEAARPENERIDFVSIVTPNISHFEIAKTFLDAGFHIVCDKPMTYSLDEAEALVKRVEDSGLVFALTHNYTGHPLVRHARALFAEDAMGPIRKVIVEYLQDFLMVPHEKLGQKQAAWRVDPAQSGIGGTMGDVGTHCVNLLEYVTGDPIVELCADKSTFLPDRVLDEDVNALLRFKGGGKGVLSISQVATGEENGLTLRVYAEQGAVKWAQENPNYLELYRYGEPRQTLTRGQGYLSEAAAAGARIPTGHPEGYLEAFATIYVGVVEAIRRYIDGDPMETEAYDFPTVYDGLRGMQFIYKAVESCENGSTWVSM